A genome region from Cucumis sativus cultivar 9930 chromosome 4, Cucumber_9930_V3, whole genome shotgun sequence includes the following:
- the LOC116403170 gene encoding crooked neck-like protein 1 encodes MPELLWKAYIDFEISEHEFERTRELYERLLDRTKHLKVWISYAKFEASAMEDDSLLSELPEENMQEYLHARKQQCIQHARRVFEKAITYYRNSAPELKEERAMLLEEWLNMETSFGELGDVSLVQSKLPKKLKKRRQIVSEDGPAGFEEYIDYLFPEETQTTNLKILEAAYRWKKQKVDDN; translated from the exons ATGCCAGAGTTATTGTGGAAG GCCtacattgattttgagataTCAGAACATGAATTTGAAAGAACAAGAGAGCTATACGAGAGACTTCTGGACAGAACAAAACACTTGAAAGTGTGGATCAGTTATGCCAAATTTGAGGCATCAGCAATGGAGGATGACAGCCTGCTTTCTGAATTACCAGAAGAGAACATGCAGGAATATCTTCATGCACGGAAGCAACAATGTATTCAACATGCTAGAA GGGTCTTCGAAAAAGCTATTACTTACTACAGAAATTCAGCTCCAGAGTTGAAAGAGGAGAGAGCTATGCTCCTTGAGGAATGGTTGAATATGGAGACGAGTTTTGGTGAGCTTGGTGATGTCAGCTTAGTGCAGTCTAAGCTTCCAAAGAAGCTTAAGAAGAGGCGTCAAATTGTTAGTGAGGATGGTCCCGCAGG GTTTGAGGAATACATAGATTACTTGTTTCCTGAAGAAACACAAACTACAAATCTCAAGATTCTTGAAGCTGCCTACCGTTGGAAGAAGCAGAAAGTTgatgataattaa